GGATGTAACAAAGCGGAAACTTCCACTGATGTTGAAACCGTGAATGCTAAAGCTATCCAAGATGTGATTGCTAAAGCAAAGGGTAAGGTTGTAGTTTTAAATTTCTGGGCAACATGGTGCCCGCCTTGCCGCGCTGAGATTCCTGAATTGATCGAAATTCGTAAAAAATTCAGTGATAGTGATCTACTGCTGATAGGTGTTTCAGTTGATCCAGGCGTTGATGCTGTTACGGAATTCATGAGCAAAGACGTAGAGTTTAACTACCCTATTTATTTTGCAGGTAGTGACGTCGCAAGCTTTTTTTCAATTGAATCTATTCCCAGGACGCTTGTATTTAACGCCGAGGGAAAGAAAGTTTTTGACAAGTCTGGCAGCTTTCCCGGTGCAATGTTTGAAAATTTCATAAAAAAATTGCTTCAAGACAAGTAGATACAAATGCCGTTTATTA
The sequence above is a segment of the Maridesulfovibrio frigidus DSM 17176 genome. Coding sequences within it:
- a CDS encoding TlpA family protein disulfide reductase; this encodes MRLSNKAFILLAMLVMLAVGCNKAETSTDVETVNAKAIQDVIAKAKGKVVVLNFWATWCPPCRAEIPELIEIRKKFSDSDLLLIGVSVDPGVDAVTEFMSKDVEFNYPIYFAGSDVASFFSIESIPRTLVFNAEGKKVFDKSGSFPGAMFENFIKKLLQDK